Proteins encoded together in one Gemmatimonadota bacterium window:
- a CDS encoding DDE-type integrase/transposase/recombinase yields MIEDKTKPARPTHRDWAVFRYGLISEATRPLTDEVASQVLARMAARQHQLPDGSIRRFSVSTLRLWLRKYQRGGLDALLPQTRSDKGSFRSLDDDTIELICRHRVQHRQISVKLFHQLLHEDGVLGEGKRVCEATLRRLLKTRGLAKPLRGPGKARAKYEMPHPNDLWVADFMHGPRVHAHKGKRKAILCAIIDDHSRVLVGARFSFSEDTADLLHTFRDAIATYGVPKRFYCDNGPAFTSRHLAEACARIGCTLLHSEPFDSPSRGKVERVFRTIRGRLLPLLTDEDLASIDALQQRLEHWLREDYHLKRHGGIAMKPLDRFLAGAEQIPIQRLAPAEIDHAFMGRLTRVVRNDATVKIDGTFYEVPPDYIRARVDLRFPVGRPEEIILYRDDKPVGPIKPVDPVDNARFHAGPLELNYAELVRRRQDEEASS; encoded by the coding sequence ATGATTGAGGACAAGACCAAGCCGGCTCGGCCCACGCACCGCGACTGGGCGGTGTTTCGCTACGGCCTGATCTCCGAGGCGACCCGTCCCTTGACCGACGAGGTGGCCAGTCAGGTGCTGGCCCGCATGGCCGCGCGGCAGCATCAGCTCCCCGATGGGTCGATCCGGCGCTTCAGCGTCTCCACCCTGCGGCTGTGGCTCCGCAAGTACCAGCGCGGCGGCCTGGATGCCCTGCTACCCCAGACCCGCTCGGACAAGGGCAGCTTCCGCTCGCTCGATGACGACACCATCGAGCTGATCTGTCGCCACCGCGTCCAGCACCGGCAGATCTCGGTCAAGCTCTTCCACCAGCTCCTGCATGAGGACGGCGTGCTGGGTGAGGGCAAGCGGGTCTGCGAGGCGACCCTCCGGCGCCTGCTCAAGACCCGCGGCCTGGCCAAGCCCCTGCGCGGTCCTGGCAAGGCCCGCGCCAAGTACGAGATGCCGCATCCCAACGACCTGTGGGTCGCCGATTTCATGCACGGACCCCGCGTCCACGCCCACAAGGGCAAGCGCAAGGCCATCCTCTGCGCCATCATCGACGATCACTCCCGAGTGCTCGTCGGCGCCCGTTTTTCCTTCTCGGAAGACACCGCCGATCTGCTGCACACCTTCCGCGACGCGATCGCCACCTACGGGGTACCGAAACGCTTCTACTGCGATAACGGCCCCGCCTTCACCTCACGCCACCTGGCCGAGGCCTGTGCCCGGATCGGCTGCACCTTGCTGCATTCCGAACCCTTCGACTCACCCTCACGCGGCAAGGTCGAGCGGGTCTTCCGCACCATCCGCGGCCGCCTGCTTCCCTTGCTCACCGACGAGGACCTGGCCTCGATCGATGCCCTGCAACAACGGCTCGAGCACTGGCTCCGCGAGGACTACCACCTCAAGCGCCACGGCGGCATCGCCATGAAGCCCCTCGACCGCTTCCTCGCCGGTGCCGAGCAGATCCCCATCCAGCGTCTGGCGCCGGCCGAGATCGACCATGCCTTCATGGGACGCCTCACCCGCGTCGTCCGAAACGACGCCACCGTCAAGATCGACGGCACCTTCTACGAGGTCCCGCCCGACTACATCAGGGCCCGGGTCGACCTGCGCTTTCCGGTCGGACGGCCCGAGGAGATCATCCTCTATCGCGACGACAAGCCCGTGGGGCCGATCAAGCCCGTCGACCCGGTCGACAACGCTCGCTTCCATGCCGGACCCCTCGAGCTGAACTACGCCGAGCTCGTCCGCCGGCGCCAGGACGAGGAGGCCTCCTCATGA